One Streptomyces hundungensis DNA segment encodes these proteins:
- a CDS encoding helix-turn-helix transcriptional regulator, with amino-acid sequence MGLTSFVAAQLVTGRWADAVALGQQGLTLATDTGQLTARCHLQALLAYVAAAQGDSARCRELAEAALAESVPRRAASAAALARWAQGVDALGGRRPRQAVGPLSEVITRGGTAEHFMLSGLVLPDLVEALVRVGQTERAAAPLGQFEEQADPLNAPSLRAAWHRCRALLATAHDADRHFADALAAPCTSGFETGRAHLLYGQWLRRHRHVTAARRHLHQAVEHFLTVGAEPWTEQANMELRAAGVPDTEPPANGRGLTPRELQIARYAAQGLTNKDIGSRLFLSPRTVGYHLYKIYPKLNITSRRQIAHLVLA; translated from the coding sequence GTGGGGCTGACCTCGTTCGTGGCCGCGCAGTTGGTCACCGGGCGGTGGGCCGACGCGGTCGCACTCGGCCAGCAAGGCCTCACCCTGGCCACCGATACCGGCCAGCTCACCGCCCGGTGCCACCTCCAGGCGCTGCTGGCGTACGTGGCCGCGGCTCAGGGTGACTCCGCCCGCTGCCGGGAGCTGGCGGAAGCGGCCCTGGCGGAGTCGGTCCCGCGCCGGGCCGCCTCCGCGGCGGCCCTGGCACGCTGGGCCCAGGGTGTGGACGCCCTCGGTGGCCGCCGACCGCGGCAGGCCGTCGGCCCGCTCAGTGAGGTCATCACCCGGGGCGGCACCGCCGAACACTTCATGCTGAGCGGGCTGGTGCTGCCCGACCTGGTCGAAGCGCTGGTCCGCGTGGGACAGACCGAGCGGGCGGCGGCGCCACTCGGGCAGTTCGAGGAACAGGCCGACCCGCTCAACGCCCCCTCGCTGCGCGCCGCATGGCACCGATGTCGGGCTCTGCTCGCCACGGCGCACGACGCCGACCGCCACTTCGCCGACGCCCTGGCCGCCCCCTGCACCTCCGGCTTCGAAACCGGCCGCGCACACCTGCTGTACGGACAGTGGCTGCGCCGCCACCGCCACGTCACCGCCGCCCGCCGCCACCTCCACCAAGCGGTGGAGCACTTTCTGACTGTGGGGGCGGAGCCGTGGACGGAACAGGCGAACATGGAGTTGCGCGCGGCCGGCGTACCCGACACCGAGCCGCCCGCGAACGGCCGAGGACTGACTCCGCGAGAACTCCAGATCGCCCGCTATGCGGCACAGGGCCTGACCAACAAGGACATCGGCTCACGCCTGTTCCTCAGTCCCCGCACGGTGGGCTATCACCTGTACAAGATCTACCCGAAGCTCAACATCACCTCGCGGCGCCAGATTGCGCATCTCGTACTGGCTTGA
- a CDS encoding thiopeptide-type bacteriocin biosynthesis protein: MAEPRSWATEFASWAERSGLPRRVLLGTGDQRVEIDASRPAHVELIRREAARGLPLTLEEAPFLPGPQGPEPGDGWLTGPAGAYTSEVIFPLLTRPPVATSRPGRPQPAEPPHLVGGPWLYAKLYVAYERHDEVIAAHLPDLLARLGGSVDRWFFLRYGDPDPHLRLRFHGRAEPPAREAPPRLHAWAARLRAAGLLRRMVVDEYRPETARYGGPQALELAERVFQADSELVSAQLSALRDGSLHGDPVVLGAVNQLDALRAMAGPEPWAPWLLARYPRVPHTASSRKRQRILDQLLDETTDLLAPGAPGPAPAPAPTLVRLVGPGRLAAASTVRAEVLVEYGRVLRGLGRGLSAEEGRATPLPSVLHLHYNRAVCIPPAAEDTVLALVRNAVQARLDRRAQQP, encoded by the coding sequence ATGGCCGAACCGCGTTCCTGGGCAACGGAGTTCGCGTCCTGGGCCGAGCGGTCCGGCTTGCCGCGCCGCGTGCTCCTCGGTACCGGCGACCAGCGGGTGGAGATCGATGCGAGCCGGCCGGCCCACGTGGAGCTGATCCGCCGGGAGGCGGCGCGGGGGCTGCCGCTCACACTGGAGGAAGCACCCTTTCTGCCCGGCCCGCAGGGCCCCGAACCGGGGGACGGCTGGCTGACCGGCCCGGCCGGCGCGTACACCAGCGAGGTGATCTTCCCTCTGCTCACCCGGCCACCGGTCGCCACGTCCCGCCCGGGACGGCCACAGCCCGCCGAACCGCCGCACCTCGTGGGCGGCCCCTGGCTCTACGCCAAGCTGTACGTGGCATACGAACGGCACGACGAGGTGATCGCGGCCCACCTGCCCGATCTGCTCGCGCGGCTGGGCGGCAGCGTCGACCGCTGGTTCTTCCTTCGGTACGGCGACCCGGACCCTCATCTGCGACTACGGTTCCACGGCCGTGCCGAGCCGCCGGCACGCGAGGCGCCGCCGCGTCTGCACGCCTGGGCCGCCCGGCTGCGAGCGGCCGGGCTCCTGCGGCGCATGGTCGTGGACGAGTACCGGCCGGAGACGGCCCGCTACGGCGGCCCGCAGGCACTCGAACTCGCCGAGCGGGTGTTCCAGGCCGACAGCGAGCTGGTGTCGGCCCAGCTCTCGGCGCTGCGCGACGGCTCGCTCCACGGCGATCCGGTCGTCCTGGGCGCGGTCAACCAACTGGACGCCCTGCGCGCGATGGCCGGCCCCGAGCCCTGGGCCCCCTGGCTCCTGGCGCGGTATCCGCGCGTTCCGCACACCGCGTCCTCCCGCAAGCGGCAGCGGATCCTGGACCAACTCCTGGACGAGACAACCGACTTGCTCGCGCCCGGTGCCCCTGGCCCGGCCCCTGCCCCCGCCCCGACGCTGGTGCGTCTCGTCGGTCCAGGCCGGCTGGCCGCGGCCTCGACGGTCCGCGCCGAAGTCCTCGTCGAGTACGGGCGCGTACTGCGGGGTCTCGGCCGGGGTCTCAGCGCCGAGGAGGGGCGGGCCACTCCCCTGCCGTCCGTCCTGCACCTGCACTACAACCGGGCGGTGTGCATCCCGCCCGCGGCGGAGGACACGGTTCTGGCCCTGGTCCGCAATGCCGTACAGGCCCGCCTCGACAGACGGGCCCAGCAGCCCTGA
- a CDS encoding NAD-dependent protein deacetylase, which yields MRMRPTLSWTPTGEVPPGTTDVGPVTDALSSGGVLVLSGAGLSTESGIPDYRGEGGSLSRHTPMTYQDFTASAQARRRYWARSHLGWRTFGGARPNSGHRAVAAFDRHGLLAGVITQNVDGLHQAAGSEDVVELHGSLERVVCLSCGAISPRRTLARRLEEANAGFEPTAAAINPDGDADLTDEQVRDFRVLSCTVCDGILKPDVVFFGESVPPQRVERCRAMVREASALLVLGSSLTVMSGLRFVRQAAQADRPVLIVNRDPTRGDQYAVTRVALPLGATLTAVADRLGVTVDK from the coding sequence ATGCGCATGCGTCCCACTCTCAGCTGGACCCCCACCGGAGAGGTCCCGCCCGGCACCACGGACGTGGGACCGGTCACCGACGCGCTGAGCAGCGGGGGCGTACTCGTGCTCAGCGGGGCGGGGCTCTCGACGGAGTCGGGCATCCCGGACTACCGGGGCGAGGGCGGAAGCCTGAGCCGGCACACCCCTATGACGTACCAGGACTTCACCGCGAGCGCTCAGGCCCGGCGCCGGTACTGGGCCCGCAGCCACCTCGGCTGGCGCACCTTCGGCGGGGCCCGCCCCAACAGTGGGCACCGGGCCGTGGCCGCCTTCGACCGGCACGGTCTACTCGCGGGAGTGATCACACAGAACGTCGACGGCCTGCACCAGGCCGCGGGCAGCGAGGATGTCGTGGAGCTCCATGGCAGCCTCGAACGGGTCGTCTGCCTTTCCTGCGGCGCGATCAGCCCGCGCCGCACGTTGGCAAGGAGGCTGGAGGAGGCCAACGCGGGCTTCGAGCCGACGGCAGCCGCCATCAACCCGGACGGTGACGCCGATCTCACCGACGAGCAGGTCCGCGACTTCCGGGTGCTGTCCTGCACCGTGTGCGACGGCATCCTCAAACCGGACGTGGTGTTCTTCGGTGAAAGCGTGCCGCCGCAGCGTGTCGAACGCTGCCGCGCGATGGTCCGCGAGGCGTCGGCGCTGCTGGTCCTCGGCTCTTCCCTGACGGTGATGTCCGGTCTCCGATTCGTCCGCCAGGCGGCCCAGGCCGACCGGCCGGTGCTGATCGTCAACCGGGATCCGACCCGGGGCGACCAGTACGCCGTCACGCGCGTCGCCCTCCCCCTGGGCGCGACCCTCACCGCCGTGGCGGACCGGCTGGGTGTCACGGTCGACAAGTGA
- a CDS encoding YncE family protein, whose translation MKSLADRARWALMLLCVGLLVGTGAGVAEGRPHPGTEGVTRLPSSQYAVAPLISTDGTRAYVPSIDDVGTSLDVVNTRTGNVTAHVPTSSDRWAGPLLFNAGGKQIYLLTIGALKVFDTATNTLRSSFPIPDQPRPAGSNPGSLTRMAISPDGASIYMNQTGPDNGAQSTGPSRMLVFSTARRAFTATVPLPGESPRAVVVRPNGKDVYVSGDAGLIHLDASTGVPTLVRTLSATGFVDELALTPDGRRVYALSKPDGHAVLVDLDSDQVLTTIDFQSNYQPVLSPAVSPDGSRFYVLEDDQRSEAKVLSYKTATNTRVTRETVTGLAMEHGTGLTLGPDVETIDGETMYVTGVNYAENPGAFLQIVHF comes from the coding sequence GTGAAGTCCCTTGCAGACAGAGCCCGTTGGGCGCTGATGCTGTTGTGCGTCGGCCTCCTGGTGGGCACAGGCGCGGGCGTGGCAGAGGGCCGCCCGCACCCCGGCACCGAGGGCGTCACACGTCTGCCGTCGTCCCAGTACGCGGTGGCGCCGCTCATCAGCACGGACGGCACCAGGGCGTACGTCCCGTCCATCGACGACGTCGGTACATCGCTGGACGTGGTCAACACCCGGACCGGAAACGTCACGGCCCATGTCCCCACGAGCAGTGACCGCTGGGCCGGGCCGCTGCTGTTCAACGCCGGGGGCAAACAGATCTACCTGCTCACCATCGGGGCCCTGAAGGTGTTCGACACGGCCACCAACACACTGCGTTCCAGCTTCCCCATTCCTGATCAGCCACGGCCCGCGGGGTCGAACCCCGGATCCCTGACGCGCATGGCCATCAGCCCGGACGGGGCCTCCATCTATATGAACCAGACCGGTCCGGACAACGGGGCCCAGAGCACGGGACCGTCCCGGATGCTGGTGTTCTCCACGGCGCGGCGGGCGTTCACCGCGACGGTGCCGCTGCCCGGTGAGAGCCCGCGCGCCGTCGTCGTCCGGCCCAACGGCAAGGACGTCTACGTCAGCGGCGACGCCGGGCTGATCCACCTGGACGCCTCGACGGGCGTCCCGACGCTGGTACGCACCCTCTCGGCGACCGGCTTCGTCGACGAACTCGCACTCACTCCCGACGGCCGCCGCGTGTACGCGCTGAGCAAGCCGGACGGCCACGCGGTCCTGGTCGACCTCGACAGCGACCAGGTGCTCACCACCATCGACTTCCAGTCGAACTACCAACCGGTGCTGAGCCCGGCCGTCAGCCCTGACGGCAGCAGGTTCTACGTGCTCGAGGACGACCAACGCAGCGAAGCGAAGGTGCTGTCCTACAAGACGGCGACCAACACCCGCGTCACCCGCGAGACAGTCACCGGTCTGGCCATGGAGCACGGGACGGGGCTGACCCTGGGCCCCGACGTCGAAACGATAGACGGCGAAACGATGTACGTCACGGGTGTCAACTATGCCGAGAATCCTGGGGCGTTCCTCCAGATCGTCCATTTCTGA
- a CDS encoding hydrophobic protein, with the protein MVPLLLVLLLALILFGAGFALKALWWVAVIVLVVWLIGFVARPKGGSGRWYRW; encoded by the coding sequence ATGGTTCCCCTGCTTCTCGTTCTTCTGCTGGCTCTGATCCTCTTCGGCGCGGGATTCGCGTTGAAGGCCCTGTGGTGGGTCGCGGTCATCGTGCTCGTCGTCTGGCTGATCGGGTTCGTCGCCCGCCCCAAGGGAGGAAGCGGTCGCTGGTATCGCTGGTAA
- a CDS encoding carboxylesterase/lipase family protein encodes MSEQPKVRTAEGVVQGRRRKGHAVFRGIPYAQPPVGALRFAAPAPPHRWEGTRQAVEFGPMVPLSLPIDVPRQGTDWLTLNVGTPDPGAAGLPVLVWIPVGGYLSAASSDPMLDPAALAAAGVVVVTINCRVGAEGFAFLDDVPPNRGFLDQIAALEWVQRNIASFGGDPCQVTVAGVSAGAGSVAALLTMKSARGLFRRAIAHSVPGLHSTPALARQVTAAFADRLGAAAPTAEALRDIDPWHLAAELTSFNAGLHAYRESWGRLAQTGTALCPVIDGEVLPETPWPALTGRRASGTELLVGHTRDEFRYFSVMSGRYGTFTEEDAHAALELHAPQPDGARAYRAAFPQAGPEELVETVYSDALFRMPSQKLAEANAVAGGTSYLFELRWVAPALGGILGACHSLDVPLAFGTLDSPASAQLIGEEPTPEAVALSRELQDAWVRFVTTGDAGWPAHRPGGHLTRVLDTESQTLPYPEQASRQIWEGHFPAPFDLS; translated from the coding sequence ATGTCCGAACAGCCAAAGGTGCGGACCGCGGAAGGGGTGGTGCAGGGGCGACGGCGGAAGGGGCACGCGGTGTTCCGCGGCATCCCCTACGCCCAGCCCCCAGTCGGAGCGCTCCGCTTCGCCGCGCCCGCGCCGCCGCACCGATGGGAGGGGACGAGGCAGGCCGTCGAGTTCGGCCCGATGGTGCCGCTGTCCCTGCCGATCGACGTGCCCCGCCAGGGCACCGACTGGCTGACGCTCAACGTCGGCACTCCGGATCCCGGCGCAGCGGGACTGCCGGTGCTGGTGTGGATCCCCGTGGGCGGCTACCTCTCGGCGGCCTCGAGCGACCCGATGCTCGACCCGGCAGCGCTGGCCGCGGCGGGAGTCGTCGTGGTGACCATCAACTGCCGCGTGGGCGCGGAGGGATTCGCGTTCCTCGACGACGTGCCGCCCAACCGTGGATTCCTCGACCAGATCGCGGCGCTGGAGTGGGTGCAGCGCAACATAGCCTCCTTCGGAGGCGACCCATGCCAGGTCACCGTGGCGGGAGTGTCCGCCGGGGCTGGCTCGGTCGCCGCCCTGCTGACGATGAAGTCCGCACGCGGACTGTTCCGGCGGGCCATCGCCCACTCGGTGCCGGGGCTGCACAGCACCCCCGCGCTGGCACGGCAGGTCACCGCCGCGTTCGCGGACCGGCTCGGCGCGGCGGCCCCCACCGCCGAGGCCCTGCGCGACATCGACCCATGGCATCTGGCCGCCGAGCTCACCTCCTTCAACGCCGGGCTCCACGCGTACAGGGAGAGCTGGGGACGCCTCGCGCAGACCGGCACCGCGCTGTGCCCCGTCATCGACGGCGAGGTCCTCCCGGAAACGCCCTGGCCCGCGCTGACCGGCAGGCGCGCGAGCGGGACCGAACTGCTCGTCGGCCACACCCGGGACGAATTCCGGTACTTCAGCGTCATGAGCGGACGGTACGGGACCTTCACCGAGGAGGACGCCCACGCCGCCCTGGAACTGCACGCCCCGCAGCCGGACGGCGCGCGGGCCTACCGTGCCGCGTTTCCGCAGGCAGGCCCGGAGGAGTTGGTGGAGACGGTGTACTCCGACGCCCTCTTCCGCATGCCGTCACAGAAGCTGGCCGAGGCGAACGCCGTAGCCGGCGGCACCTCCTACCTGTTCGAGCTGCGCTGGGTCGCCCCGGCCCTCGGCGGCATTCTGGGCGCCTGCCACAGCCTCGACGTGCCCCTGGCGTTCGGCACGCTGGACAGTCCCGCCAGCGCCCAGCTCATCGGCGAGGAGCCCACCCCCGAGGCCGTCGCGCTCTCCCGTGAACTCCAGGACGCGTGGGTCCGCTTCGTCACAACCGGCGACGCGGGCTGGCCCGCCCACCGGCCCGGCGGGCACCTCACCCGCGTCCTGGATACCGAGTCGCAGACTCTGCCCTACCCCGAACAGGCATCCCGTCAGATCTGGGAAGGCCACTTCCCCGCGCCCTTCGATCTCTCGTAA
- a CDS encoding TetR/AcrR family transcriptional regulator: MPKQVDHRERREAIARALWRVVEQRGVTQLTMRVVAQEAGMSLGQLQHYFASRTAMLSFAMDFASEQTSTRIRQGLEKLGDRPHPRDLLRLTLAEMLPLHADARATSRMSAAYVLEALHDEAVHEQAHRGLVMGRAHVEQLVRQAIADGHIDSGRDPATETNLLLALTGFTPLIELDVIRPQDALNAIDAHLDRLFMST; this comes from the coding sequence ATGCCGAAACAGGTGGATCACCGCGAACGCCGCGAAGCGATCGCCCGCGCACTGTGGCGCGTGGTGGAGCAGCGCGGCGTCACCCAGCTGACGATGCGCGTGGTGGCTCAGGAGGCGGGCATGTCACTCGGGCAGTTGCAGCACTATTTCGCCTCCCGGACGGCCATGCTCTCCTTCGCCATGGACTTCGCATCCGAGCAGACCTCGACGCGCATACGCCAGGGGCTCGAAAAGCTCGGCGACCGTCCGCACCCCCGAGACCTACTGCGACTCACGCTCGCGGAAATGCTCCCCCTGCATGCCGACGCCCGGGCGACCAGCCGGATGAGCGCCGCCTACGTCCTGGAGGCGCTGCACGACGAGGCCGTGCACGAGCAGGCACACCGCGGCCTCGTCATGGGGCGGGCCCACGTCGAGCAGTTGGTCCGCCAGGCGATCGCCGACGGACACATCGACTCCGGCCGCGACCCGGCCACCGAGACCAACCTGCTCCTCGCCCTCACCGGCTTCACCCCCCTGATCGAACTCGACGTAATCCGGCCCCAGGACGCGCTCAACGCGATCGACGCGCATCTGGACCGGCTGTTCATGAGTACGTGA
- a CDS encoding alpha/beta fold hydrolase has product MTDSSSARHTARADPVHVTVWGEDNVEGPPAVFVHGILTWGDDDRYGFAAQRPLADRYRLLLMDRRGYGRSPDVERSDWAVDAEDIIGLLGSGAHLVGHAYGGVGALAAAVQRPDLIRSLTLIQPGALRPAERHPVVAQALARARTATAALPAGLTAKEFLRAATESVGMATPEATAWRLRAAASTMTELPCWDADIPLTPLSDARFPKLMISGDWEGAPEQYRKYAGEPLIACARHIAEAIGAEHLTVPGYYPHVQQPQRVNTALGKLWSGTAHA; this is encoded by the coding sequence ATGACTGACTCGTCCAGCGCACGGCACACGGCGCGGGCCGATCCCGTCCACGTCACCGTCTGGGGTGAGGACAACGTCGAAGGGCCACCTGCCGTCTTCGTCCACGGAATCCTCACCTGGGGCGATGACGATCGCTACGGATTCGCGGCACAGCGCCCGTTGGCTGACCGGTACCGGCTGCTGCTGATGGACCGCCGAGGGTACGGGCGCAGCCCCGATGTCGAACGCAGCGACTGGGCAGTGGACGCAGAGGACATCATCGGGCTTCTGGGAAGCGGCGCGCATCTGGTCGGGCACGCCTACGGTGGCGTCGGCGCGCTGGCCGCCGCCGTGCAACGCCCCGACCTCATCCGCTCGCTCACCCTCATCCAGCCCGGCGCGCTGCGGCCCGCCGAGCGCCACCCCGTCGTCGCCCAGGCGCTGGCACGGGCCCGCACGGCAACCGCGGCGCTACCCGCCGGCCTCACAGCGAAGGAGTTCCTGCGGGCGGCCACCGAGTCCGTTGGCATGGCCACGCCTGAGGCCACTGCGTGGCGACTGCGTGCCGCGGCCTCCACAATGACCGAACTCCCGTGCTGGGACGCGGACATCCCGCTCACCCCGTTGTCCGATGCCCGCTTTCCGAAGCTGATGATCTCCGGTGACTGGGAAGGTGCGCCTGAGCAGTACCGGAAGTACGCCGGGGAGCCGCTGATCGCCTGCGCCAGGCACATCGCCGAGGCCATCGGGGCCGAGCACCTCACCGTGCCCGGCTACTATCCGCACGTCCAGCAACCGCAACGCGTCAACACCGCGCTCGGTAAGTTGTGGAGCGGGACCGCGCACGCCTGA
- a CDS encoding alpha/beta hydrolase — protein sequence MSDPVPFAVPSRFDGDRDRVAVVVPGVGYSPARPLLHFARSVLLQHGWTVQELWWQIPDGFSQCTVNDRVEWVEREVTEAVDAEGGACRLLIGKSLGSLACGIAADRNIPAAWLTPVLTSDHVAAALQRATEPTLLIGGSADKLWDSRLTASLRHEVLEVPSADHGLELADDAAGSVDVLRQVVSRLDHFIGSLGH from the coding sequence ATGTCCGATCCCGTCCCGTTCGCCGTTCCCAGCCGCTTCGACGGAGACCGCGACCGTGTCGCGGTCGTGGTTCCAGGAGTTGGTTACTCGCCTGCCAGGCCGCTGTTGCACTTCGCTCGTAGCGTCCTGCTCCAGCACGGCTGGACGGTCCAGGAGTTGTGGTGGCAGATCCCCGACGGGTTCTCACAGTGCACCGTGAACGACCGGGTCGAATGGGTGGAGCGGGAGGTCACCGAGGCCGTCGATGCCGAAGGGGGCGCCTGTCGGCTGCTGATCGGCAAGTCCCTGGGCTCCCTCGCCTGCGGAATCGCAGCTGACAGGAACATTCCGGCGGCCTGGCTCACCCCGGTTCTGACCAGCGACCATGTCGCCGCAGCTCTTCAGCGGGCGACGGAGCCGACCCTTCTCATCGGTGGAAGCGCCGACAAGCTGTGGGATTCACGACTCACCGCGTCCCTGCGGCACGAGGTCCTGGAAGTGCCTTCGGCCGACCATGGTTTGGAACTCGCGGACGATGCCGCAGGATCCGTTGACGTTTTGCGGCAAGTCGTCTCTCGGTTGGACCACTTCATTGGCTCGCTCGGCCACTGA